The DNA sequence CCACATGGTGCTCTATAAAATGACCCCCACCAGCCTCGCTCCCCTGCTGGAACTGCCCAGCGGCGGCGATTGCAGCTACCCCGGCCTAGCCTGGCATGAAGGGCACCTTTACGTCAGCTACTATTCCAGCCACGAAGGCAAGACCAGCATCTACGTAGCCAAGGTGAAACTGCCAGGAGTGAAAGCCCCGTGATGCCCTGCCCCCGCCTCATCGCCATCGTCGCCATGGCCAGCAACCGCGTCATTGGTCGCGCCGGCACCCTGCCCTGGCATTTCCCCGAGGACCTGAAGTTCTTCAAACGCACCACCCTGGGCCATCCCATCCTCATGGGCCGGACCACCTATGAATCCATCGGCCGCCCCCTGCCGGGCCGTCAAAACATCGTCCTCAGCCGCACGATGGAACCCCGCGAAGGCCTGACTGTCATCCGCGATGTGGCCGAACTGCCCGGCGTCTGCCCGGAGGCAAAAACCCTCTTCGTCATTGGCGGAGCCCAAGTCTATGCCGAGCTCCTGCCCCAGTGCGATGGCCTCTACTTGACCCTCGTTAAAGAAGCCCACGAAGGCGATACCTTCCTGCCGCCCTTTGAGCACCTGTTTGACCTCAAAGAAGTCCTCGAAGAAACCGACGCCCTCGAGTTTCGCTACTATGAGGCAAAGCGGTAGGACCGCTTCCCAAAAAGTACTCCCGAGCTTTAGCTCGCCTGATCCTGCTGCTGCGACACCTTCCGACCTAAAGCTCGGGAGTACTTTGCAGGCAAAGATCCTCATCGGTGGCTAACACGAACCCCGATTGGATCTCGACAAACCATCGTCCGCAGTGCTGGAATGGGCTCACCCCCCCGGTGATGAATCCAGAAACCCACACGCCTAGACAAGGTTCTCATCGGTCTTCCAATTCGAAAGTCCAAGAGGTTCAAGACGTGATGGCGTCCCGCCATCATCCCTGGGACCGGAGTTACTTGCAGCGCCTGATGCGTTGTTTCTCGCCATATCCCGCTCACAATTCCAGCATCTTCAAAGCCCAGGCGATGAGCACAGGAGCCGTGGCTAGGCTGACCACCGTGGTGGCGAGCACGCACTGCACAGCGGTGGGCGCATGGCCGCCGTAGTGACGCGCGATCATGATGCTAAACACGGCACTGGGCATGGCCCCCTGGACGATGAGGATGCGTTTGAGCTGAAGCTCCAACGGCAGATAAATGGCCGCCGCCAGGAAGGCCAGCGGGATGATGGCCAGCCGCAGAACGGGGGCCATGACGGCGATGGACCAACGCATACGCTCCTGCCCCCAGATGTCCGCAATGGAGGCCCCAATGATCATGACCGCCAGTGGCACAGCACAAGCCCCCATCATGCCAAGGGTGAGATGCACCACCTCCGGAATGTAACCATGCAGGCCACTGAAGTTCAGCAGTAACGCGAGCAAAATGGTGATGACGGGCGGGTTCAGCGCCAGTTTCCACGGGGCCTTATCCAGGCCGGTGAGCAGGCCAACACAGGCGGTCCAGCAGGCCAGTTCCACGCCTAACGTGAAGGTAAACATAACGCCCAGTGTGCCCTTTTCTGGAAACAGGGCGGTGACGATGGGGATGGCCACGAAACCGTAGTTCTGCAGGCCGCAGGACACCGCAAAGGTACGACGGCCCTCATGCAGCTTCAAGCCGATGAGCGGGGCGACAAAATAAGAAATCGCGAGGCCTAGTACGACGAGGCCAAAACCCAGGCTGGCGGCCACGATGACGGGCCCGGGTTTCATCACCGCCTCGTTCCCCACCACCCGCTCCAGGATGAGGCAGGGCGTGAGGATGGTGATGGCTAGCCGCATCAGCCCGGCATCCGCCTCCTGGGGCAGGATGCGCAGCTTTCTCGCCGCCGCGCCTGTGACCATCGTGAGGTACACGGGCAGGACGACGGTGAGGATGCTGGCAAAGTCGAGCATGTGGAGGGGAGGCGCGGAGGTGCCCTGCGGCATCGGATTTACTCAGCCGCAGGGGTCTCTAGGCGAGGGAAGAGCGGCACAGGCGTGCCGAGCTGGTGACCGTCCTTGAGCATGCCCCACTTCAGGTCGCTGAACAGGAAACCTTCTGGCATCTGCCAGCCGATCTGCGCCCGGGCAGCGGCCATGGCATCGGGCATGATGGGGTTCAGCAGCACGCTCACGTGCACCCAAGCCTCAGCCAGGTGATAAAGCACGCTGTCGAGGCGGGCGGCATTCGCTGGATCTTTGGCCAGGGAGAAGGGCTTGGTGCTGTCCACATACGCATTCGCGGCGGAGACGATCTTCCACGCGGCGGCAATGCCGTCGTCCATGGCCCAGCCTTCCATCTGCTTGACGTATTCAGGCGTGGCCTGCTCCACCACCTGACGCAACGCGGCATTTTCCGCATCGTCGTAGCTACCTGGGGAGAGCACGCCGTTGCGGTACTTCTGCGCCATGTTGATGCTGCGGTTCAGCAGGTTGCCCAGGCCGCCGGCGAGCTCCTTGTTATAGGACATGATGATGCGCTCATCGCTGAAGTCGCTGTCATAACCGGTGGAGATGTCGCGCATCAAATAGTAGCGCAGACCATCCGGCGTGAAGGTACCTGCGAGCACATTCGGATCAATCACATTGCCCAGGCTCTTGCTCATCTTGGAGCCCTTCACATTCCACCAGCCGTGGACGATGAGGCGTGGGATCTGCTCATCGCTGAAACCGAGAGCGTGCAGCATGATGGGCCAGTAAACAGCGTGCGCCGGAACGAGGATGTCCTTGCCGATGACGTGGGCTTCCGAAGGCCACAGTGTGCTGAAATTTGGCAGCCCAGGGTTGCCACACTCATCCGCCATGTAACCGGCAAAGCTGATGTAATTGGTCAGAGCATCAAACCAGACGAAGTTCACAAAGTTGGGGTCAAACGGCAGGGGAATTCCCCAGGTCAGGCGCTCAATCGGGCGGCTGATGCAGAGATCCTGGGGCGTGCCTTCCAAAGCATTAAGGACATCGTTCGCACGATGCGCCGGGAAGATGAAATCTGGGTGGCTCTTGATGTAGCCTTTCAGCCACTCCACGTGATCGCTCAGGCGGAAGTACCAGTTCTCTTCTTCCAGCTCCTGCACCTCCCCCCACTCTTCGCCGAATTTGCCATCGGGGCCGCGTTCTTTGTCCGTCAGGAACTGCTCCTGACGCAGGCTGTAAAAGCCGGTATAACTTTGTTTGTAGAGCTGGC is a window from the Prosthecobacter dejongeii genome containing:
- the metG gene encoding methionine--tRNA ligase encodes the protein MKPYYITTAIDYTNAPPHIGHAYEKVLADVMARFQRQNGREVYFLTGVDQHGQKVQKSAEKAGLSPQDFVDGVTQHFTALWDKLNVRYDGWAATTDPVHKRVVQAMLQKLHDEGQLYKQSYTGFYSLRQEQFLTDKERGPDGKFGEEWGEVQELEEENWYFRLSDHVEWLKGYIKSHPDFIFPAHRANDVLNALEGTPQDLCISRPIERLTWGIPLPFDPNFVNFVWFDALTNYISFAGYMADECGNPGLPNFSTLWPSEAHVIGKDILVPAHAVYWPIMLHALGFSDEQIPRLIVHGWWNVKGSKMSKSLGNVIDPNVLAGTFTPDGLRYYLMRDISTGYDSDFSDERIIMSYNKELAGGLGNLLNRSINMAQKYRNGVLSPGSYDDAENAALRQVVEQATPEYVKQMEGWAMDDGIAAAWKIVSAANAYVDSTKPFSLAKDPANAARLDSVLYHLAEAWVHVSVLLNPIMPDAMAAARAQIGWQMPEGFLFSDLKWGMLKDGHQLGTPVPLFPRLETPAAE
- a CDS encoding dihydrofolate reductase → MPCPRLIAIVAMASNRVIGRAGTLPWHFPEDLKFFKRTTLGHPILMGRTTYESIGRPLPGRQNIVLSRTMEPREGLTVIRDVAELPGVCPEAKTLFVIGGAQVYAELLPQCDGLYLTLVKEAHEGDTFLPPFEHLFDLKEVLEETDALEFRYYEAKR
- a CDS encoding AEC family transporter, producing the protein MLDFASILTVVLPVYLTMVTGAAARKLRILPQEADAGLMRLAITILTPCLILERVVGNEAVMKPGPVIVAASLGFGLVVLGLAISYFVAPLIGLKLHEGRRTFAVSCGLQNYGFVAIPIVTALFPEKGTLGVMFTFTLGVELACWTACVGLLTGLDKAPWKLALNPPVITILLALLLNFSGLHGYIPEVVHLTLGMMGACAVPLAVMIIGASIADIWGQERMRWSIAVMAPVLRLAIIPLAFLAAAIYLPLELQLKRILIVQGAMPSAVFSIMIARHYGGHAPTAVQCVLATTVVSLATAPVLIAWALKMLEL